In a single window of the Deltaproteobacteria bacterium genome:
- a CDS encoding cytochrome C yields the protein MLRRAFLLPVVIASAALGAGACEPTNQGYAPEQPIAYSHAVHAGELQIPCQYCHFGAERGRYAGIPPAQVCMNCHAQVKTDHPEVKKIAAAIAENKPIEWVRVHWLPDHAYFNHSVHVNGGIKCQTCHGPIETMGRVEQWAPLTMGWCVNCHRDNAPKDVLAQRGATRRSNALTDCSNCHH from the coding sequence CGCCGCGCTCGGCGCGGGCGCGTGCGAACCCACGAATCAGGGCTACGCGCCCGAGCAGCCCATCGCGTACTCGCACGCGGTGCACGCCGGCGAGTTGCAGATTCCCTGCCAGTATTGCCACTTCGGCGCCGAGCGCGGCCGCTACGCGGGCATTCCGCCGGCCCAGGTGTGCATGAACTGTCACGCGCAGGTCAAGACCGACCACCCGGAGGTCAAGAAGATCGCCGCGGCGATTGCGGAAAACAAGCCGATCGAATGGGTGCGCGTGCACTGGTTGCCCGATCACGCCTATTTCAACCACAGCGTGCACGTCAACGGCGGGATCAAGTGCCAGACGTGCCACGGCCCGATCGAGACGATGGGCCGGGTCGAGCAGTGGGCGCCGCTCACGATGGGGTGGTGCGTGAACTGTCACCGCGACAACGCACCCAAGGATGTCCTGGCTCAGCGGGGCGCCACGCGGCGTTCGAATGCTCTCACGGATTGCTCCAACTGCCACCACTGA